The Poriferisphaera corsica DNA segment CACCTCGCTTATCGCATTCAGCTTGCGAATAATCCAATATTCTGTTTTGCGAATACCCTTGGCTGATCAAAGAATGACAGGAGCTGAGAATGAGTAACTCATCGAATAAAATCCTTCTCATCACTGGCGACTTCGGTGAGGATTATGAGTACATTGCCCCCTACACCATGCTCAAAGCGTTAGGTTTTGAGGTTGAGGTTGGCTGTCCAAGTAAATTGGCAGGAGATACGGTTGCTTCTTGTGTTCATGATATGAATGACAAGTACCAGACGGTAACGGAGTGGGAGGGGCATCGGATCAACCTAACCGTGACGCTGGATGAAATTAATGCTGAGGATTACATCGCGTTAATCGTGCCGGGCGGCCGTTCTTGTGAATATCTTAGAACCTATTCGAAAGTTAGACACATTGCGACTCATTTTATCGAGAGCAATAAACCAATCGCAGCGATCTGCCGCGGGCCACAGATCCTGCTGGCAACGGGGTTGATGAAGGGGCGGCGGATGACTGGTAATTTTGTCGTACAAACGGAAGTCGAGTTAGCCGGTGCTGAATATGTGAAGCTAGGGCATGAGGGGGTTGTCGTTGATGGCAACCTCGTGACGGCTGTCGAATGGCATGGTATGTGGATGTGGTTAAGAGAGTTTATGAAAGTGCTTGGTATTCAAGTTACGTTGTAATTCTAGAGCGTCTTGTGTAAATCCACACTTGTTGACCAGAAAGTCGTTTACGATTGATGTATCAATGATATAGAATTCTAACATGCAAGTAAGATTGACTGATCATCAAGATTCGATAGAGATATTTGAAGGCAAGCTCCCTTTTACTCAGGGCAAAATGTATCCTGTCATTGGCATCTGTGCAGATTATTATCGTGGTTTTTGGGGAAGATCGGAAACCGAGCTTGTATCCGTCACATTTATTTGTAAGCAATGGCGCAGCAGTACCAAAGCATTGGATTGTTACGCACGGCAGTGAGGGGGAGATCTATGCTGATCCGCCGGGCCTGGATAAAACAGGGTTTTATGAAGATTATTTTGATGGTATCGATGAAGCAATAACGACGTTTAAGCTGAATTAGAAAAATAAAAACGACGACCATCCGGCCGTCGTTTTTTAATCTTGAATCTGTTCACTCATATCAGGCGAGTCGCTTGGTAGCGATGGTGCCTTCTTTGGTGGTTTTAACGTCGTAGCCGAGTTCGTTAAGTTGGTCACGGAGCTTGTCGGCGGCTGCGTAATCTTTGTTAGCGCGGGCTTCGTCGAGCTGTTTACACATTTCATCAGGATTATATACCGTTGCATCCGCGCTAAATCTTAGCGGCATTCTGAAACACGCGATTGCTTTGTCCTCTAACAAGCACAAGACGTGATCAAGTTTCTTTAAAACCGCAAGGCTTTCTGCCGGTGATTTTGAATCCTCTTCTGGTCGCTTAATAAACTCGAACACGACTGCGAGAGCGCCGGAGACGTTAAGATCGTCGGCTAAACATTCGAGGAAACGTTTGACGACTGGGTGGTTGCGATCGACTTCGGCTATCTCACCATTAGATTGAGATGAGAAGTTGGCTGCGGCGTTGCGGATTTTTTGTACAGCTGAGCCGGAGTCTTTGAGCCCCTGCCTGGTGAAGTTCATGTTGGATCGATAGTGGGCTTTAATCAGCTCGTAGCGGAGGACGGCTGGGTCTTCAACAAGCTTACTCTCACCGTCAATGAGATCGCGGATGGTGTAGAAATTGCCTTTGGATTTAGACATTTTCGTGCCTTCGACGAGTAGGAAGCGAGTGTGCATCCAGAAACGAGCAAAGTGTGATTGGCCGGTAGAGCAGCATGACTGAGCGATTTCACACTCATGATGGGGGAAGATGTTATCTTCGCCGCCGGTGTGGATGTCGATGACGTCACGCTTAAGAACAGAGCGGGCCATGGCAGAACATTCGATGTGCCAACCGGGATAGCCGACGCCCCAAGGCGAATCCCATTTCATCTTATGGGTGGTGTCGGGTTTCCAGAGGAGGAAGTCGCCGGGGTGGCGTTTGGAGGCTTGGTGAGTGTCTTCGACGCGGCCGCCCGCACCACCGCGGAGGTGGTCGAGTGTGTTGCCGGAAAGCTTGCCGTATTCGGGGAATGATTCGACGGAGAAGTAGACAGCGCCGTCATCGGCAACGTAGGCGTGATCGTTGTCGACGAGGGTTTGGATCATGGGGATCATGCTGTTTTCGACGAAGTCGGTTGCGTGGGGCATGTGGGTGTCGTGTTCGTCGGCGATTTTGATGCTGAGTTTTTGTGAATCTTCGAGGAACGCTTCGGTGAAGAATTTTGCAACGGCATATGGATCATCGGGGTTGTCGATGTCGGCGATGCCGGACTTTTTGGATTCTTTGAGACGCTTGGCGGCGGCTTCCATTTTGTCTTCCCCGCCGCCGTCGGCGAGGTTGTCTTCGGTCA contains these protein-coding regions:
- a CDS encoding DJ-1/PfpI family protein; translation: MSNSSNKILLITGDFGEDYEYIAPYTMLKALGFEVEVGCPSKLAGDTVASCVHDMNDKYQTVTEWEGHRINLTVTLDEINAEDYIALIVPGGRSCEYLRTYSKVRHIATHFIESNKPIAAICRGPQILLATGLMKGRRMTGNFVVQTEVELAGAEYVKLGHEGVVVDGNLVTAVEWHGMWMWLREFMKVLGIQVTL
- the cysS gene encoding cysteine--tRNA ligase, translating into MTQITPDILPINFYNTLTHAVEPFCTIEPGKVYMYNCGPTVYDYAHIGNFRAFVFADILRRFLELAGYDVTQVMNITDVGHMTEDNLADGGGEDKMEAAAKRLKESKKSGIADIDNPDDPYAVAKFFTEAFLEDSQKLSIKIADEHDTHMPHATDFVENSMIPMIQTLVDNDHAYVADDGAVYFSVESFPEYGKLSGNTLDHLRGGAGGRVEDTHQASKRHPGDFLLWKPDTTHKMKWDSPWGVGYPGWHIECSAMARSVLKRDVIDIHTGGEDNIFPHHECEIAQSCCSTGQSHFARFWMHTRFLLVEGTKMSKSKGNFYTIRDLIDGESKLVEDPAVLRYELIKAHYRSNMNFTRQGLKDSGSAVQKIRNAAANFSSQSNGEIAEVDRNHPVVKRFLECLADDLNVSGALAVVFEFIKRPEEDSKSPAESLAVLKKLDHVLCLLEDKAIACFRMPLRFSADATVYNPDEMCKQLDEARANKDYAAADKLRDQLNELGYDVKTTKEGTIATKRLA